In Calderihabitans maritimus, the following are encoded in one genomic region:
- the tilS gene encoding tRNA lysidine(34) synthetase TilS, which translates to MLDKVRDTVLKYQLIHPHDHIVVGVSGGPDSMALLHVLLLLQREYRLKLYAAHLNHMFRGEEAKEDARFVETIGKKWGVPVWVEEYDVPSLVASSGMSAQEAARQVRYEFLYNVAARVNARIIAVGHHADDQAETVLMNLLRGGGLEGLSGMSPKRGKIIRPLFEVSRREIEQYCQEHNIPFRQDPSNKKTIYLRNKIRLQLIPLLKEFNPQITQALFRMADVLREENDLIDQAVDEIWSRVVEKESSEEVIFSLAEFSKLHRALKRRIVRKAYDRLTGTKTGLAYDHVESVLKLAERGHVGEKLKLPGTVWVERSYRVFSLTFFMAQKTIPFFHYVLRIPGITTIEELGLRIEAQIVEVPKKFPTDKTIAFLDYDKMSLPLYARQRKPGDRFQPLGLNGSKKLKDFFIDLKVPVVERNRIPIICDCRDRIVWVAGFRIAEPYKITPQSKRALRLAVLPAEGWNE; encoded by the coding sequence ATGCTGGATAAGGTTCGTGATACTGTTTTAAAATATCAATTAATCCATCCTCATGACCATATAGTAGTAGGAGTTTCAGGTGGTCCCGATTCCATGGCGTTACTCCACGTATTATTGCTTCTGCAGCGAGAATACCGGCTAAAGCTTTATGCCGCCCACCTGAACCATATGTTTAGAGGAGAAGAAGCTAAGGAAGATGCCAGGTTTGTAGAGACCATAGGGAAAAAATGGGGGGTTCCTGTTTGGGTTGAGGAATATGACGTTCCTTCGTTAGTGGCCTCCAGCGGAATGTCTGCGCAGGAGGCGGCCCGTCAGGTACGCTATGAATTTCTCTATAATGTTGCCGCCCGGGTAAATGCCCGGATTATTGCTGTAGGGCATCATGCCGATGATCAGGCCGAAACGGTACTGATGAATTTGTTACGGGGTGGGGGATTGGAAGGGCTTAGCGGTATGTCTCCCAAAAGGGGGAAGATTATCCGGCCTTTGTTTGAAGTTTCCCGGCGAGAAATAGAGCAGTACTGCCAAGAGCACAACATTCCTTTTCGACAGGACCCTTCTAATAAAAAAACGATTTATTTACGCAACAAGATTCGTCTACAGCTCATTCCTCTACTTAAAGAGTTTAATCCGCAAATTACCCAAGCCCTTTTTAGGATGGCTGACGTTTTAAGGGAAGAAAACGATTTAATAGACCAAGCGGTAGACGAAATATGGTCTAGAGTAGTGGAAAAGGAAAGTTCAGAAGAAGTAATATTTAGTCTAGCTGAATTTTCAAAACTCCATCGGGCTTTAAAAAGAAGAATAGTTCGGAAAGCTTACGACCGGTTGACGGGAACAAAAACAGGCCTAGCCTATGACCATGTGGAATCTGTGCTTAAATTGGCAGAGCGGGGTCATGTTGGAGAAAAACTTAAGCTGCCCGGTACGGTTTGGGTAGAGAGATCTTATCGAGTTTTTTCATTAACTTTTTTCATGGCGCAGAAGACAATTCCTTTTTTCCACTATGTGCTGCGCATTCCAGGAATTACAACCATCGAAGAACTGGGCCTTAGGATTGAAGCTCAGATAGTAGAAGTTCCGAAGAAGTTTCCGACTGATAAAACCATTGCTTTCTTGGATTACGACAAAATGAGTCTACCCCTGTACGCTCGGCAGCGTAAACCGGGGGATCGGTTTCAACCGCTTGGTTTAAACGGAAGCAAGAAACTCAAAGATTTTTTTATTGATCTGAAGGTACCGGTCGTGGAAAGAAACCGGATCCCCATTATTTGTGATTGCCGGGACAGAATTGTGTGGGTTGCCGGTTTTAGAATTGCTGAACCTTATAAAATTACACCCCAGAGCAAGCGGGCACTGCGGTTGGCGGTTCTTCCTGCGGAAGGTTGGAACGAATAA
- the spoIIE gene encoding stage II sporulation protein E, producing the protein MKEDIEVYPYRRIYQSKHQGKSRQNGRGASRITGQAMLKIFTWGNIALQLLGFLFGRSLVMGELLPFGPAFYAGVVSTTGTNPWLLLISVCFGIFTIRKGMEFWGSVAVLLIIALLHRFYQLDAQRRGWLLPSVSVGSVVMLARGVLAALYEPTLYKAVAISLEGFLAVGLTAAFIVVAKAVKKSKGLIRLNTEEIICFAIFGIGIVGGVGNLTVGKLSLQSLVSGFVILLSALVGGPGLGASVGTVMGMIPGLSMVNAPFLVGKYAFSGFLAGIFKSYEKLGVAVGFMLGELLLAGYLTDRGAVIANLSESALAAMLMFLIPKGVINHLAGLVFPDREEEEKAFRSYRRRSNLVVRKAKELSRIFTELSRAFSEVTVYRRETQQNLDALLNYVSKRVCARCGVLERCWGKEFYGTYQNIMGIFNLVEIRGLVLPEEISPDIKKKCLHIPELVTAVNCAYEHYKTDKAWQERWKEIHRLVSNQMEGVAAIFTHLSQGMETFLNGEEEWKKALQEALKDKKIDFGRLEIERGSNQNLEIFLTKVNCPYPTVDCKEIITGRLKPVFNQGFIVDKDYCGLEKGDPKCKLTVHLDPVYTVKVGYAQLPKEEGKISGDCYASLRLPIGRHVLILSDGMGTGAPAARESYTAVSFLKQLLSVGFSPQIAVQTVNSLLLTRSQEETFATIDLASINLFTGETDFIKIGAAPCFIRRNSDVEMIAASSLPVGIFNRVEVSTVTKHLKPGDLLVMVSDGVLEMEGGLDVEWFMDLLRSLTDKKVELIANRILERICAVGGKFPLDDLSILVARLERLSG; encoded by the coding sequence GTGAAAGAAGATATTGAGGTTTATCCCTATCGTAGAATATACCAGTCTAAACACCAGGGCAAGAGTCGGCAGAACGGAAGAGGAGCTTCTCGTATTACAGGACAAGCCATGCTTAAGATTTTTACCTGGGGTAATATAGCCCTGCAGTTGTTGGGCTTTCTTTTTGGCCGCTCTTTAGTGATGGGGGAACTTCTTCCTTTTGGCCCCGCTTTTTACGCTGGTGTTGTTAGTACTACCGGCACAAACCCCTGGCTGTTGTTGATTAGCGTTTGTTTTGGGATTTTCACCATAAGAAAGGGCATGGAATTTTGGGGTTCAGTTGCCGTTTTACTGATAATTGCTCTATTACATCGTTTTTACCAGTTAGATGCTCAACGAAGAGGATGGCTTTTGCCTTCTGTATCTGTAGGTTCCGTAGTGATGTTGGCCAGAGGTGTACTAGCGGCTTTATATGAGCCTACACTTTATAAGGCAGTGGCTATATCTTTAGAAGGGTTCCTGGCTGTCGGTTTAACGGCTGCCTTTATTGTGGTTGCTAAAGCGGTTAAGAAAAGTAAAGGCTTGATCCGGTTAAATACGGAGGAAATTATTTGTTTTGCTATTTTTGGCATAGGTATTGTCGGTGGTGTAGGTAACCTGACGGTAGGGAAGTTGTCGCTGCAAAGTTTGGTTAGCGGGTTTGTTATCCTTCTTTCCGCCCTGGTTGGAGGTCCAGGACTGGGGGCGTCAGTGGGAACAGTAATGGGTATGATTCCCGGTCTCTCTATGGTGAACGCTCCTTTTCTGGTGGGGAAATATGCTTTTTCCGGCTTCTTGGCAGGTATTTTTAAAAGTTACGAAAAACTAGGGGTAGCCGTTGGATTTATGTTGGGAGAACTTTTATTAGCAGGCTATCTGACGGACCGGGGGGCGGTTATTGCCAATCTTTCAGAGAGTGCTCTAGCCGCTATGCTCATGTTTTTAATTCCCAAGGGAGTAATAAATCATCTGGCCGGTTTAGTATTTCCCGACCGGGAGGAAGAAGAGAAAGCCTTCAGGTCTTACCGGCGGCGAAGCAACTTAGTAGTCAGAAAGGCAAAAGAGCTTTCCCGCATTTTTACAGAATTATCGCGGGCTTTCAGTGAAGTTACCGTTTACAGGCGGGAGACCCAACAAAATCTGGACGCATTACTGAATTACGTTAGCAAACGGGTATGTGCCCGGTGCGGGGTCTTAGAACGGTGTTGGGGCAAAGAATTTTACGGTACGTACCAAAATATAATGGGCATTTTTAATTTGGTGGAAATCCGCGGATTGGTTTTGCCGGAAGAGATATCTCCAGATATCAAGAAAAAGTGCCTCCACATACCGGAGTTGGTTACAGCAGTTAATTGTGCTTATGAACATTACAAAACAGATAAAGCCTGGCAAGAACGCTGGAAGGAGATTCATCGTTTGGTTTCTAACCAGATGGAAGGTGTAGCCGCTATATTTACTCACCTTTCGCAGGGAATGGAGACCTTTTTAAATGGAGAGGAGGAGTGGAAAAAAGCCCTGCAGGAGGCTTTGAAGGACAAAAAAATAGATTTTGGGCGGCTGGAGATCGAAAGAGGCTCTAACCAAAACCTCGAAATCTTTTTAACCAAAGTTAATTGCCCTTATCCAACGGTAGATTGTAAAGAAATAATCACTGGTCGTTTAAAGCCGGTTTTTAATCAAGGATTTATCGTAGATAAGGATTACTGCGGTCTGGAAAAAGGCGACCCAAAATGTAAACTAACTGTTCATCTTGATCCTGTTTACACGGTTAAGGTCGGTTATGCTCAATTACCGAAAGAAGAGGGAAAGATTTCCGGTGACTGTTATGCATCCTTACGGTTGCCGATAGGAAGGCATGTATTAATCTTAAGCGACGGTATGGGCACTGGAGCGCCTGCTGCTAGAGAAAGTTATACTGCGGTTAGTTTCCTGAAACAACTGCTTTCGGTCGGATTTTCTCCTCAGATAGCAGTGCAAACGGTTAACTCTCTGTTGCTTACGCGTTCACAGGAGGAAACCTTCGCTACTATCGATCTGGCATCGATTAATCTTTTTACTGGAGAGACGGATTTTATCAAAATAGGGGCAGCTCCCTGTTTTATTCGTCGGAATTCCGATGTAGAGATGATTGCCGCCAGTTCCTTGCCTGTAGGGATTTTTAATCGAGTTGAGGTAAGCACAGTAACCAAACACCTTAAACCAGGTGACCTGCTGGTAATGGTCAGTGATGGAGTTTTAGAGATGGAAGGGGGACTAGATGTAGAATGGTTTATGGACCTGCTGCGATCCCTAACTGATAAGAAGGTAGAGCTTATAGCGAATCGTATCTTGGAAAGGATTTGTGCAGTTGGGGGGAAATTTCCTCTGGATGACTTGAGCATTTTAGTCGCTCGTTTAGAAAGGTTGAGTGGTTAA
- a CDS encoding diguanylate cyclase, producing MRTEFMKELCSKLLLCLHGSDVAVTLFGLIKQLTKAEQVSCFKFMEKGKVLRCLQGSDESCREDLGLESAHLASEVARSRKTLQIDDTHLWRKKGYAIPPQWKNYLGIPLLIGDRLYGVLEIVNFSERRELDYYKSMLEEISEILAAALRNTIIYEDITVKAATLAVINKISNVINSSLNLQDVYSTFAQELKRLIAFDRVSLALLDETGEQFYVYALEPAQDTKLGPNVKLPRRGSAPGWVYEHKKPIVVGDLRAEKRFVEDEILLEEGYRSALRFPLMVKGKCIGSINLNSRRLNAFGPEAVSALEQIVGHVAIAVTNARLFEDVQAKSKLLEERNRRLMALNSISALLNQTLDLSRELSKVLQKVMEVTEREAGCIYQFKNDRELYRAAYYGNIPEDWLGKKKFYRVEEFPVGEAVRSEKILTIYGEQVEELAQFKSVGVVPLRTKNKIIGVMVIAGKGNRQFNQEELEFLEAIGNQIGVAMENAELYKELKRRAEYDDLTGLLNRRQFFYLLEREINRVQRYGGDLSLIMLDVDKFKQFNDTYGHLAGDRVLQKVASCIKNTIRQTDIAARYGGEEFAVIVIEANQEEAVNIAERIRRTVEALNQEERFVTVSLGVIGYKVDRDDLESLIQGADKALYQAKALGRNRVVAFSD from the coding sequence ATGCGTACTGAGTTCATGAAAGAGCTTTGCAGTAAGCTTTTGTTATGCCTGCATGGTTCCGATGTGGCTGTTACCCTATTTGGGCTGATAAAGCAGTTGACTAAGGCTGAGCAAGTATCCTGCTTTAAGTTTATGGAAAAAGGAAAAGTTCTGCGTTGTTTGCAAGGTTCTGATGAATCTTGCCGGGAGGACCTTGGGCTGGAAAGCGCGCATCTCGCTTCGGAAGTGGCGAGGAGCAGAAAGACATTGCAAATTGATGACACGCATCTCTGGCGCAAAAAGGGATACGCCATCCCCCCTCAGTGGAAAAACTATTTGGGAATTCCTTTATTAATTGGCGATAGATTGTACGGGGTTCTGGAGATAGTGAATTTTTCTGAAAGAAGGGAGTTGGATTATTATAAATCCATGTTAGAGGAAATTTCAGAGATATTGGCGGCCGCCCTCAGAAATACTATTATTTATGAAGATATTACGGTCAAGGCCGCTACCTTGGCGGTAATCAACAAAATTAGCAATGTTATTAACTCAAGTTTAAATCTTCAGGATGTATATAGCACTTTTGCTCAAGAGTTGAAGAGGCTTATTGCTTTTGACCGGGTCAGCTTGGCCCTGCTTGATGAAACCGGAGAGCAATTTTATGTTTACGCTCTGGAGCCTGCTCAGGATACGAAATTAGGCCCTAATGTTAAACTGCCGCGGCGGGGTTCGGCGCCGGGATGGGTATATGAGCATAAAAAGCCCATTGTTGTTGGAGATCTCCGGGCAGAAAAGCGTTTCGTGGAAGATGAGATACTGCTGGAAGAAGGCTATCGTTCGGCGCTCCGCTTTCCTTTAATGGTGAAAGGCAAGTGTATTGGAAGTATTAATCTCAACAGCCGCCGGTTAAATGCTTTCGGCCCGGAAGCAGTTTCGGCCCTGGAACAGATAGTTGGTCATGTAGCCATAGCGGTAACTAATGCCCGATTATTTGAGGATGTTCAGGCTAAAAGCAAATTGCTTGAGGAACGCAATCGTCGTCTTATGGCTTTGAACAGCATTTCTGCTTTATTAAATCAAACGTTAGATCTTTCGCGTGAGCTTTCTAAAGTTTTACAGAAAGTGATGGAAGTTACCGAGAGAGAGGCAGGATGTATTTACCAGTTTAAAAATGACCGGGAGCTTTACCGTGCCGCTTATTATGGAAATATACCGGAAGACTGGTTGGGGAAAAAGAAATTTTATCGGGTGGAAGAATTTCCCGTTGGAGAGGCAGTCCGGTCCGAAAAAATTCTCACTATATATGGGGAGCAGGTAGAAGAGCTGGCGCAATTTAAATCTGTAGGTGTAGTCCCCTTAAGAACAAAAAACAAAATTATCGGCGTCATGGTTATAGCCGGCAAAGGTAACCGGCAATTCAACCAGGAAGAACTGGAGTTTTTGGAGGCTATCGGGAACCAGATTGGTGTGGCGATGGAAAACGCTGAACTTTATAAAGAGCTCAAACGGCGTGCTGAATATGACGATTTGACCGGTTTATTAAATCGGAGACAATTTTTCTATCTATTAGAAAGAGAGATCAACCGGGTACAAAGGTACGGAGGAGACCTTTCGCTAATTATGCTGGATGTAGACAAGTTCAAACAATTTAATGATACTTACGGACATCTGGCCGGCGACCGGGTGCTGCAGAAAGTAGCGTCGTGCATCAAAAATACTATTCGGCAGACTGATATAGCGGCCAGGTACGGTGGAGAGGAATTTGCCGTTATTGTCATAGAAGCGAATCAAGAAGAGGCAGTGAATATAGCCGAAAGAATAAGACGTACGGTCGAGGCTTTAAACCAGGAAGAGCGTTTTGTAACGGTCAGTCTGGGTGTGATTGGTTATAAGGTAGATAGAGATGATTTGGAAAGTTTGATTCAAGGGGCTGATAAAGCTTTATATCAAGCCAAAGCCCTGGGGCGCAACCGGGTGGTTGCGTTCAGCGATTGA
- a CDS encoding DMT family transporter: MSLKVFALLAALISGVAMAVQGSLNSALGKIIGLLEATFIVHFIGTAAVAVLLVAQVGNGDLGRITSAPWYTFLGGVISVLIIYGVVASIPKVGVAIATTAIIVGQVLTALLIDHFGIFGLEKIPFTWWKLVGLILLAAGAKLMLN, encoded by the coding sequence ATGTCCTTAAAGGTGTTTGCTTTATTGGCCGCATTGATTTCAGGAGTGGCTATGGCCGTACAGGGTTCCTTGAATTCTGCGTTAGGAAAGATAATTGGACTTCTGGAGGCAACTTTTATCGTCCACTTCATTGGGACTGCGGCCGTAGCTGTCCTTTTAGTTGCTCAAGTAGGCAATGGCGACCTGGGGCGTATAACCAGTGCACCTTGGTATACTTTTCTGGGCGGGGTGATAAGTGTATTGATTATTTACGGAGTAGTGGCCAGTATCCCTAAAGTAGGTGTAGCCATTGCTACCACGGCAATTATTGTAGGACAGGTTTTAACGGCGCTGTTGATTGATCATTTCGGTATTTTTGGTCTGGAAAAAATTCCTTTTACCTGGTGGAAGCTTGTTGGGTTAATTTTGCTGGCAGCCGGAGCCAAATTGATGTTAAACTGA
- a CDS encoding sensor histidine kinase: protein MGRTIFGKLMLTYLSVILITLAVLAVLLSLLFQSYYFYETEQTLITHGQQINNLVLKYLNDQITRQELEYAVKTLDRALNAEIWIVDAHGNIYFDSRPFEEQWFGNYLEGKEIEQLKKAEIITRIGRFGNRFNLPVITVGVPLFIDQEVQGAIFLHSPVFGVKNALKPIYRIIWLAALIAVIFAALVNYYISRKFSRPLQELSRAALQVASGKFEEKVEVLTSDEIGHLAKTFNYMAEELGKLERMRQEFIANVSHELRSPLTSIRGFIQGILDGTITGQHQERYLKIVFEETNRLTRLVNDLLDLARLESGSISMNWSNFDVNELIREVVAKLEPQIREKQLQIELSLEERPTWAYADRDRVEQVLINLLDNAIRFTPEGKKIKLEAVPDGDKIVVAVTDQGIGIPPEELPYIWQRFHKVDKARTRSKGGTGLGLAIVKRIIEALGQTISVESELNRGSRFSFTLSATKG, encoded by the coding sequence TTGGGTCGTACCATTTTTGGAAAGTTAATGTTGACTTACTTGTCGGTTATCCTTATAACCCTTGCTGTTCTGGCTGTCTTGTTGTCCTTATTGTTTCAAAGTTATTATTTTTATGAAACGGAGCAAACCCTTATCACCCATGGACAGCAGATTAACAATCTGGTGCTCAAATATTTGAATGACCAAATTACTCGTCAAGAATTGGAATATGCGGTCAAGACCCTTGACAGAGCACTGAATGCGGAGATCTGGATAGTAGATGCCCATGGCAATATCTATTTTGACTCGAGGCCCTTTGAAGAACAGTGGTTTGGAAATTACCTGGAGGGGAAGGAAATTGAGCAATTAAAAAAGGCTGAAATAATAACCAGAATTGGCCGGTTCGGGAACCGTTTTAACCTCCCGGTCATAACCGTAGGAGTACCTCTATTTATTGACCAGGAGGTACAGGGAGCTATCTTCCTGCATTCCCCTGTTTTTGGCGTTAAAAATGCGTTAAAGCCAATTTACCGCATTATATGGTTGGCGGCATTGATAGCGGTTATTTTTGCCGCCTTAGTAAACTATTATATTTCGCGTAAGTTTTCCCGGCCGCTGCAGGAATTAAGTCGGGCAGCCTTACAAGTAGCCAGTGGAAAATTTGAAGAAAAGGTAGAAGTATTAACCAGCGATGAAATCGGTCATTTGGCCAAAACTTTTAACTACATGGCAGAAGAACTAGGCAAGTTGGAGAGAATGCGGCAGGAATTCATTGCCAACGTATCGCACGAGTTGCGTTCCCCGCTGACTTCTATTAGAGGTTTTATTCAAGGAATTTTGGATGGAACTATTACCGGTCAGCATCAGGAACGATATTTAAAAATAGTCTTTGAAGAAACCAACCGCTTGACTCGCTTGGTTAACGACCTTCTGGACCTGGCCCGGCTGGAATCCGGGAGTATATCCATGAACTGGAGTAACTTTGATGTAAACGAACTTATCAGAGAAGTTGTGGCCAAGCTGGAGCCTCAAATTAGAGAAAAACAGCTTCAAATCGAACTTTCTTTGGAGGAACGCCCCACGTGGGCCTATGCAGATCGGGACCGGGTAGAACAGGTTCTGATTAATTTATTGGACAATGCGATACGCTTTACACCGGAAGGCAAGAAGATTAAATTGGAAGCAGTGCCTGATGGAGATAAGATAGTGGTTGCGGTAACGGACCAGGGCATAGGTATTCCTCCGGAAGAATTACCCTATATTTGGCAGAGATTTCATAAAGTGGACAAGGCTCGAACCCGTTCTAAAGGAGGTACCGGGTTAGGTCTGGCTATAGTAAAGCGAATAATAGAGGCTTTGGGGCAAACTATAAGTGTTGAGAGTGAACTAAATCGAGGCAGCCGATTCAGCTTCACTCTTTCGGCCACGAAAGGGTGA
- a CDS encoding response regulator transcription factor — MVVDDDENICELVRLYLTKENFEVVVVHDGLTALEKIEEEVPSLVILDIMMPGMDGWEVCREIRKMSNLPIIMLSAKGESFDKILGLELGSDDYVVKPFDPKELVARVKAVLRRYESPRTERKQVIYPQLVINLNEYTVKVDGKEVELAPKEIELLYFLASHPNKVFNREQLIEKVWGYDYLGDTRTIDVHVKRLRAKLGSNPHWQIKTVWGVGYKFEVN; from the coding sequence ATGGTGGTAGACGATGACGAAAATATTTGCGAACTGGTCCGTCTCTATTTAACTAAGGAAAATTTTGAGGTTGTTGTTGTTCATGATGGCCTCACCGCTTTGGAAAAAATTGAAGAGGAAGTCCCTTCTTTGGTGATTCTGGATATTATGATGCCTGGTATGGATGGCTGGGAGGTATGCAGGGAGATTCGTAAAATGAGTAACCTGCCAATTATTATGTTGAGCGCTAAAGGGGAAAGCTTTGACAAGATTTTAGGTTTAGAGCTCGGTAGTGATGATTATGTGGTTAAGCCTTTCGACCCGAAGGAGTTGGTCGCCCGGGTAAAAGCAGTTCTTCGCCGGTATGAATCTCCTCGCACAGAGAGAAAGCAGGTGATCTATCCCCAGCTAGTGATTAACCTTAACGAGTATACAGTAAAGGTTGACGGTAAAGAGGTGGAACTGGCTCCCAAAGAAATTGAACTATTGTATTTTTTGGCCAGTCACCCCAATAAAGTATTCAATCGCGAACAGTTGATTGAAAAAGTCTGGGGATATGATTATTTGGGAGATACCAGAACTATTGACGTGCATGTTAAACGCCTCAGGGCCAAATTAGGTTCTAACCCTCACTGGCAAATTAAGACTGTATGGGGTGTGGGTTATAAATTCGAGGTGAATTAA
- a CDS encoding L,D-transpeptidase family protein — protein MASSSYTFPLGAFGGCDDTNRKLYLTRPYLSGSDVEELQERLHQLNFDPGPIDGIYGPQTEAAVKKFQVTHGFAPDGIVDDTIWKLLGKGFERPTTTKQLNAPEGIIHLVIDTNNKTLTVYANNKPLKTYPVAVGRTETPTPVGEWKIISKSSDWGGGFGTRWMGLNVPWGIYGIHGTNKPWSIGQRASHGCIRMFNRDVEELFNWVSVGTPVKITGQPQLPAGIKRRVLQPKSVGPDVVQVQMKLKEHGFYLGMADGRFGRMTETAVRYFQIFNNLEPDGKINQDDYQQLGL, from the coding sequence ATGGCAAGCTCATCTTATACTTTCCCCCTAGGGGCTTTCGGGGGCTGCGACGATACTAACCGTAAACTTTACCTGACCCGACCTTATTTAAGCGGATCGGATGTGGAAGAATTACAGGAAAGGTTGCATCAATTAAACTTTGATCCCGGCCCTATTGATGGTATCTACGGCCCACAAACCGAAGCAGCGGTGAAGAAATTTCAAGTAACCCACGGCTTTGCCCCCGACGGTATAGTGGATGATACAATATGGAAATTGCTAGGGAAAGGTTTTGAAAGGCCAACTACTACCAAGCAGCTCAATGCTCCCGAAGGAATAATACATTTAGTTATTGATACCAATAACAAAACCCTGACCGTCTATGCCAATAACAAGCCATTAAAAACTTATCCTGTAGCCGTTGGTAGAACAGAAACTCCTACCCCAGTCGGTGAATGGAAAATAATAAGTAAAAGTAGCGACTGGGGCGGAGGTTTTGGCACCCGGTGGATGGGCCTCAACGTACCCTGGGGAATATATGGAATACATGGCACCAATAAGCCCTGGTCCATCGGTCAAAGGGCATCTCATGGTTGCATCCGCATGTTTAATCGGGATGTGGAAGAACTGTTTAACTGGGTTTCCGTTGGTACTCCGGTAAAAATAACTGGGCAACCGCAATTGCCGGCCGGAATAAAGCGTAGAGTTTTGCAACCTAAATCTGTAGGTCCCGATGTAGTTCAGGTTCAAATGAAACTTAAAGAACACGGTTTCTACTTGGGGATGGCCGACGGACGGTTCGGTCGTATGACCGAAACCGCAGTGCGTTACTTTCAGATTTTTAATAACCTGGAGCCAGACGGAAAAATCAACCAAGATGATTATCAACAGTTAGGTCTGTAA
- a CDS encoding Ppx/GppA phosphatase family protein — protein sequence MKGDLDMLLGAVDIGTNSTRLLIAKMEKGQVVPVVQRLQATRLGQGMSEKSYLGAEPAERTLRALRGFQRLMRESGVERARAVATSAVREALNGREFVQEAEAVLGFPVHVVTGEQEAVLSYRGATGAIPEITFPVVVDIGGGSTEITYQNERGRIIPVSLPLGAVRCTEQGWPENKIQSVLRDGLHPLARRQLGLVGVGGTITTLAAVDLGLEFYDWKKVHKYRLTYERILDILKYLAALPLEERKRVPGLQPERADIIVAGTIILKELMRLLNTEFITVSEADILHGIILELYQQQI from the coding sequence ATGAAAGGAGATCTAGACATGCTTTTAGGAGCTGTAGATATTGGAACTAATTCCACAAGGTTGCTTATAGCCAAAATGGAAAAGGGGCAGGTAGTCCCAGTTGTTCAACGTCTACAGGCCACCCGCCTGGGCCAAGGCATGAGTGAAAAAAGCTACCTGGGAGCTGAACCGGCAGAAAGAACTTTGAGGGCCTTAAGGGGATTTCAGCGGCTAATGAGAGAAAGCGGGGTTGAAAGGGCAAGGGCAGTAGCAACCAGTGCTGTGCGAGAAGCCCTTAACGGTCGAGAATTCGTGCAAGAAGCGGAGGCTGTTTTAGGTTTTCCCGTACACGTTGTTACCGGTGAACAAGAAGCCGTTTTGAGTTATAGGGGGGCGACTGGCGCAATTCCCGAAATAACCTTTCCTGTAGTTGTGGATATAGGAGGAGGAAGTACGGAAATTACATATCAAAATGAAAGAGGCCGGATAATACCTGTAAGTCTTCCTTTGGGAGCGGTAAGATGTACTGAACAGGGCTGGCCGGAAAACAAGATTCAAAGTGTTTTGCGGGATGGACTTCATCCACTGGCCCGCAGGCAGTTGGGTTTGGTTGGGGTTGGAGGTACGATCACTACTTTGGCGGCAGTCGATCTCGGTCTTGAGTTCTACGACTGGAAAAAGGTTCATAAATACCGGCTAACTTATGAACGAATATTGGATATTCTCAAATACCTTGCCGCCCTACCTCTAGAGGAAAGAAAGCGAGTTCCCGGTTTGCAACCGGAGCGGGCGGACATTATCGTTGCCGGTACTATTATTTTGAAAGAGCTTATGCGACTTCTGAACACGGAATTCATAACCGTAAGCGAGGCGGATATCCTTCATGGTATAATTTTGGAACTCTATCAGCAGCAGATTTAA